From a region of the Microterricola gilva genome:
- a CDS encoding PadR family transcriptional regulator, which yields MVALTPLGIAALALLAERPMHPYEMYQLLIQRREDRVVKVRRGSLYHAVDRLLEQGLAVVRATERAGNRPERTSYEITDAGRERLSTTIAELLATPVNEYPSFPLALGESHNLPRHEVTELLGARIALLHAELAEIEQLTAGATAKGVPRLYWIDADYRATLLRAEIAWLTATVADIASGALPWLDAVSGATTSTHSPN from the coding sequence GTGGTCGCGCTCACACCCCTCGGCATCGCGGCGCTCGCGCTGCTCGCCGAGCGACCCATGCACCCCTACGAGATGTACCAACTGCTGATCCAGCGCCGTGAGGATCGGGTGGTCAAGGTGCGGCGCGGCTCGCTCTACCACGCGGTCGACCGGCTGCTCGAGCAGGGCCTCGCGGTCGTCCGCGCCACCGAACGAGCCGGCAACCGGCCGGAGCGCACGAGCTACGAGATCACGGATGCCGGGCGCGAGCGCCTGTCCACCACGATCGCCGAGCTCCTCGCCACGCCCGTCAACGAGTACCCGAGCTTCCCGCTGGCGCTCGGCGAATCACACAACCTCCCGCGGCACGAGGTGACCGAGCTGCTCGGCGCCCGCATCGCGCTCCTGCACGCCGAGCTCGCCGAGATCGAGCAGCTCACGGCCGGCGCGACCGCCAAGGGCGTCCCGCGCCTGTACTGGATCGACGCCGACTACCGAGCGACCCTGCTGCGCGCCGAAATCGCCTGGCTCACCGCGACCGTCGCCGACATCGCGAGCGGCGCACTGCCGTGGCTCGACGCCGTTTCCGGCGCCACCACCTCCACGCACTCCCCGAACTGA
- a CDS encoding DHA2 family efflux MFS transporter permease subunit yields MEIVTRPWPALWALVLGFFMILVDSTIVSVANPSIMTGLDANINSVIWVTSAYLLAYAVPLLITGRLGDRFGPKRLYLIGLAVFTAASAWCGLSGDINSLIMARVFQGFGAAMMTPQTMAVITRIFPPDRRGQAMGLWGAVAGVATLVGPILGGVLVDAAGWEWIFFVNVPVGIVAFVLAWRLVPTLATHKHRFDIPGVILSALGLFLIVFGIQEGESYDWGVIWGPITVWGLIITGIVIFAAFIGWQAINKGEPLLPLGLFRDRNFALSNVAITTVGFAITAMALPLMFYTQTVRGLTPTQSALLLIPMAVISGGLAPVVGKLVDRVNPKYIAGFGLLCLAGALAWLGSILSADVPLWQLLFPIALLGLANAGIWAPLATSATRNLPPRLAGAGSGVYNTTRQMGAVLGSAGIAALMQSRLAAELPGFTEGGGAGEGAGSGNTVLPDALQAGFSTAMGQSLLLPAAVAVLGALAVAFFAAPKKVHGWTAPQAPDTAAAETGPTPVAAD; encoded by the coding sequence ATGGAAATCGTCACCCGGCCCTGGCCGGCCCTCTGGGCACTCGTGCTCGGATTCTTCATGATCCTGGTCGACTCCACGATCGTCTCGGTCGCGAACCCGTCGATCATGACGGGGCTCGACGCCAACATCAACAGCGTGATCTGGGTGACGAGTGCCTACCTGCTCGCCTACGCCGTGCCGCTGCTGATCACCGGTCGCCTCGGCGACCGCTTCGGCCCGAAGCGGCTCTACCTCATCGGTCTGGCTGTGTTCACTGCGGCATCCGCATGGTGCGGCCTCTCCGGCGACATCAACTCGCTGATCATGGCCCGCGTCTTCCAGGGCTTCGGCGCCGCCATGATGACGCCGCAGACGATGGCCGTGATCACCCGCATCTTCCCGCCGGACCGGCGCGGCCAGGCCATGGGCCTGTGGGGTGCCGTCGCCGGTGTTGCGACGCTCGTCGGCCCGATCCTCGGCGGCGTGCTCGTGGATGCCGCAGGCTGGGAGTGGATCTTCTTCGTCAACGTGCCGGTGGGCATCGTCGCATTCGTGCTGGCGTGGAGGCTCGTGCCGACGCTGGCGACGCACAAGCACCGCTTCGACATCCCCGGCGTCATCCTCAGCGCGCTCGGCCTGTTCCTGATCGTGTTCGGCATCCAGGAGGGCGAGAGCTACGACTGGGGCGTGATCTGGGGCCCGATCACCGTGTGGGGCCTCATCATCACCGGCATCGTGATCTTCGCCGCGTTCATCGGCTGGCAGGCGATCAACAAGGGGGAGCCGCTGCTGCCGCTCGGCCTCTTCCGCGACCGCAACTTCGCGCTCTCCAACGTCGCCATCACCACCGTCGGCTTCGCGATCACCGCGATGGCGCTGCCGCTGATGTTCTACACGCAGACGGTGCGCGGCCTGACGCCGACGCAGTCGGCGCTGCTGCTCATCCCGATGGCCGTGATCTCCGGCGGCCTCGCGCCGGTCGTCGGCAAGCTCGTCGACCGGGTGAACCCCAAGTACATCGCCGGCTTCGGCCTGCTCTGCCTGGCGGGCGCGCTCGCCTGGCTCGGCAGCATCCTCTCCGCGGATGTGCCGCTCTGGCAGCTGCTGTTCCCGATCGCGTTGCTCGGCCTCGCCAACGCCGGCATCTGGGCGCCGCTGGCGACCTCCGCCACCCGCAACCTGCCGCCTCGCCTGGCCGGCGCCGGCTCCGGCGTCTACAACACGACGCGCCAGATGGGCGCGGTGCTTGGAAGCGCCGGCATCGCGGCGCTCATGCAGTCACGCCTCGCGGCGGAGCTGCCCGGGTTCACAGAGGGCGGCGGGGCCGGCGAGGGAGCCGGGTCCGGCAACACCGTGCTGCCGGACGCGCTGCAGGCCGGCTTCAGCACCGCGATGGGGCAGTCGCTGCTGCTGCCCGCTGCCGTTGCCGTGCTCGGCGCGCTCGCCGTCGCGTTCTTCGCCGCACCCAAGAAGGTGCACGGCTGGACCGCGCCGCAGGCACCGGATACCGCGGCGGCCGAGACCGGCCCGACGCCGGTCGCCGCCGACTGA
- a CDS encoding kynureninase produces the protein MSDDRTTISDAAASVGHAEPLLTEARRLDAADPLAYFRERFAGAESELVYFDGNSLGRPPLSAIERVENFLREEWAGRLIRGWDETWLRLPYVIGDRIGASVIGAAAGQTVIGDSTTVLLYKLARAAVDAQIARDPARVEIVVDTDNFPTDRYILDGIAKERGLSLRWIEVDTSAGVTPEQLASVVGPQTALVVISHVAYRSAHLADAPELTRIAHEAGALILWDLCHSAGAVPVEADAWGFDLAVGCTYKYLNGGPGSPAFAYVREGLQAELAQPIQGWWGTSDMFAMGPNYEPAPGMQRFVSGTAAIVGMLAMQDTLEMIEEAGMGAIREKSRALTAFAIRLFEEWLAPLGVTLATPADPEERGGHVTVHHPAMREVNARLWEQDVIPDYRDPGGLRIGLAPLSTSFDEVYRGMAAARDTLSAVLADAAG, from the coding sequence ATGAGCGATGACCGCACCACGATCTCGGATGCCGCGGCATCCGTCGGCCACGCAGAGCCGCTGCTGACCGAGGCGCGGCGGCTCGATGCGGCAGACCCGCTCGCCTATTTCCGCGAGCGCTTTGCCGGCGCTGAGAGCGAGCTCGTCTACTTCGACGGCAACTCACTCGGGCGCCCACCGCTGTCGGCGATCGAGCGGGTCGAGAACTTCCTCCGCGAGGAGTGGGCCGGTCGGCTGATCCGCGGCTGGGACGAGACCTGGTTGCGGCTGCCCTACGTGATCGGCGACCGCATCGGCGCGTCGGTGATTGGTGCGGCCGCGGGCCAGACGGTGATCGGCGACTCGACGACGGTGCTGCTCTACAAGCTGGCGCGCGCCGCCGTCGATGCCCAGATCGCCCGCGACCCCGCACGCGTCGAGATCGTCGTCGACACCGACAACTTCCCGACCGACCGCTACATCCTCGATGGCATCGCGAAGGAGCGCGGCCTCAGCCTGCGCTGGATCGAGGTCGACACGAGCGCCGGCGTCACGCCGGAGCAGCTGGCGTCCGTCGTCGGGCCGCAGACGGCGCTCGTCGTCATCTCGCACGTCGCCTATCGTTCTGCCCACCTCGCCGATGCGCCTGAGCTGACCCGCATCGCCCACGAGGCCGGGGCATTGATCCTCTGGGACCTCTGCCACTCCGCCGGCGCCGTGCCCGTCGAGGCCGACGCCTGGGGCTTCGACCTGGCCGTCGGCTGCACCTACAAGTATCTGAACGGCGGTCCGGGCTCCCCGGCATTCGCCTATGTGCGCGAGGGGCTGCAGGCGGAGCTCGCCCAGCCGATCCAGGGCTGGTGGGGAACGAGCGACATGTTCGCCATGGGCCCCAACTATGAGCCGGCGCCCGGGATGCAGCGATTCGTCAGCGGAACGGCCGCCATCGTCGGCATGCTCGCCATGCAGGACACGCTCGAGATGATCGAGGAGGCGGGCATGGGCGCAATCCGGGAGAAGTCCCGCGCACTGACCGCGTTCGCCATCCGGCTGTTCGAGGAGTGGCTCGCGCCGCTCGGCGTGACGCTCGCGACACCCGCCGACCCGGAGGAGCGCGGCGGGCACGTGACCGTGCACCACCCGGCGATGCGCGAGGTGAACGCCCGGCTCTGGGAGCAGGACGTCATCCCCGACTACCGCGACCCTGGCGGGCTGCGGATCGGGCTCGCCCCGCTCTCGACGAGCTTCGACGAGGTCTACCGCGGCATGGCCGCCGCCCGCGACACCCTCTCGGCGGTGCTGGCCGACGCCGCTGGCTGA
- the kynA gene encoding tryptophan 2,3-dioxygenase, which yields MSVEKNTREFDPDIVTDFTDRMSYGGYLQLDTLLSAQLPVSVPEHHDELLFIVQHQTTELWLKLVLHELASARDLLRADQLPPALKRIARVKHIQRTLTEQWSVLATLTPTEYAEFRGFLGNSSGFQSWQYRAVEFVLGNKNRRMLSVFESDAAASALLGELLEAPSIYDEFLRYLHRAGYAVPQSVLERDVTEAWVLDPELVPVFRHIYENASENWSAYEACEEFVDLEENFQLWRFRHLKTVQRTIGMKTGTGGSTGAAFLQKALELTFFPELYAVRTEIGRTP from the coding sequence GTGTCGGTCGAGAAGAACACCCGCGAGTTCGACCCGGACATTGTGACGGATTTCACTGACCGGATGAGCTACGGCGGCTACCTGCAGCTCGACACGCTGCTCTCGGCCCAGCTGCCGGTGAGCGTGCCGGAGCACCACGACGAACTGCTCTTCATCGTGCAGCACCAGACGACCGAGCTCTGGCTCAAGCTCGTGCTGCACGAGCTGGCAAGCGCGCGCGATCTGCTGCGCGCCGACCAGCTCCCGCCCGCGCTCAAGCGCATCGCCAGGGTCAAACACATCCAGCGCACGCTGACGGAGCAGTGGTCGGTTCTCGCCACGCTCACCCCCACCGAGTACGCCGAGTTCCGTGGCTTCCTCGGCAACTCCAGCGGTTTCCAGTCCTGGCAGTACCGTGCCGTCGAGTTCGTGCTCGGCAACAAGAACCGCCGCATGCTGAGTGTCTTCGAGTCGGATGCCGCGGCATCCGCCCTTCTCGGCGAACTGCTCGAGGCCCCGAGCATCTACGACGAGTTCCTGCGCTACCTGCACCGGGCAGGCTACGCGGTTCCGCAGTCGGTGCTGGAGCGCGACGTGACCGAGGCGTGGGTGCTCGACCCGGAGCTGGTGCCCGTGTTCCGGCACATCTACGAGAACGCGAGCGAGAACTGGTCTGCCTACGAGGCCTGTGAGGAGTTCGTCGACCTGGAGGAGAACTTCCAGCTCTGGCGCTTCCGGCACCTGAAGACGGTGCAGCGCACCATCGGCATGAAGACGGGGACCGGCGGTTCGACCGGCGCGGCCTTCCTGCAGAAGGCCCTCGAGCTCACCTTCTTCCCCGAGCTGTACGCGGTGCGCACCGAAATCGGCCGCACGCCATGA
- a CDS encoding TetR/AcrR family transcriptional regulator, with product MSSTGDSAVNGGSGAEPIRRRKDAQRNYDRLLSEARTVVAERGSDASLEEIARRAEVGIATLYRHFPNRTELIRALYEQSLAGLMASSSDIFAAPSAWEGVARYVERVAEWLIDDPGLPSIIVYMGTADAGYRPGAAIEAPLAALIARAQADGELRPDVNGVDVSILVTMLGVLSSYNRPGKPATIDWRRQLGIVLDGLRAENVRTELPGTPLDADGFHHAVHKN from the coding sequence ATGAGTTCAACGGGCGATTCGGCTGTCAACGGCGGCTCCGGCGCCGAGCCGATCAGGCGTCGAAAGGACGCCCAACGCAACTACGATCGGCTGCTCAGCGAGGCGCGCACGGTCGTGGCCGAACGGGGCAGTGACGCGTCGCTGGAGGAGATCGCACGGCGCGCCGAGGTGGGCATCGCCACGCTCTACCGGCACTTCCCGAACCGCACCGAGCTGATCAGGGCGCTCTACGAGCAGTCCCTGGCCGGGCTCATGGCCTCCTCGTCGGACATCTTCGCCGCGCCGAGCGCGTGGGAGGGTGTCGCGCGTTACGTCGAACGGGTCGCGGAATGGCTGATCGATGACCCGGGCCTGCCGTCGATCATCGTCTACATGGGCACGGCGGATGCCGGCTACCGGCCGGGTGCGGCCATCGAGGCGCCGCTCGCCGCCCTCATCGCGCGCGCCCAGGCCGACGGCGAACTCCGCCCGGATGTCAACGGGGTCGACGTGTCGATCCTCGTCACGATGCTCGGCGTGCTCTCCAGCTACAACCGTCCAGGAAAGCCGGCCACGATCGACTGGCGCCGCCAGCTCGGGATCGTGCTCGACGGGCTGCGCGCCGAGAATGTGCGGACCGAACTGCCGGGAACGCCGCTCGACGCCGACGGATTCCACCACGCGGTGCACAAGAACTGA
- a CDS encoding VOC family protein, with protein sequence MTEQPLSTRSASELLAPDTGMGAVTLRVGNLDAMIAYYRDAVTLRLLSHEGGTAVLGRGTVPIVILQHAPELVSPEPRAAGLFHTAILFETQAALAAAVYSVARQHPGTFTGSADHIVSEAFYFTDPEGNGIELYWDRTRTEWSWTHGTIDMATLALDPNEYLQNHLTEGGIADPVIGGAVVGHVHLSVGDVASARDFYVDKLGFETTAEMGGSALFVSAGGYHHHMAMNTWNSRGAGKRRLALGLGQVDILVPDADALGSLQERMTHYGVGVRDDGQTLRFDDPWANLIQVRTA encoded by the coding sequence ATGACCGAGCAGCCACTGTCCACCCGCAGCGCCAGCGAACTCCTGGCCCCAGACACCGGAATGGGCGCGGTGACCCTGCGCGTCGGCAACCTCGACGCGATGATCGCCTACTACCGCGACGCCGTCACGCTGCGGCTGCTGAGCCACGAGGGCGGGACGGCCGTGCTCGGCCGCGGCACCGTCCCGATCGTCATCCTGCAGCACGCCCCGGAGCTCGTCAGCCCGGAGCCGCGCGCCGCCGGGCTGTTCCACACGGCCATCCTGTTCGAGACCCAGGCCGCCCTCGCCGCCGCCGTCTACTCCGTGGCCAGGCAGCACCCGGGCACCTTCACGGGCAGCGCCGACCACATCGTGAGCGAGGCGTTCTACTTCACCGACCCTGAGGGCAACGGCATCGAGCTCTACTGGGACCGCACCCGCACCGAGTGGAGCTGGACCCACGGCACGATCGACATGGCGACGCTCGCGCTCGACCCCAATGAGTACCTGCAGAACCACCTCACCGAGGGCGGCATCGCAGACCCCGTCATCGGTGGCGCGGTCGTCGGCCACGTGCACCTCTCCGTCGGCGATGTCGCGAGCGCCCGCGACTTCTACGTCGACAAGCTCGGCTTCGAGACCACGGCGGAGATGGGCGGCAGCGCGCTCTTCGTCTCGGCAGGCGGCTACCACCACCACATGGCCATGAACACCTGGAACAGCCGCGGGGCCGGCAAGCGCCGCCTCGCCCTCGGGCTCGGCCAGGTCGACATCCTCGTTCCGGATGCCGACGCGCTCGGCTCCCTGCAGGAGCGGATGACGCACTACGGCGTCGGCGTGCGCGACGACGGCCAGACGCTGCGCTTCGACGACCCGTGGGCGAACCTCATCCAGGTGCGCACGGCCTAG
- a CDS encoding Gfo/Idh/MocA family protein gives MSISTESQEFAVESNERMPVVVVGAGAMGRSWIRMLASSPHARLVGLVDLDLPLAERAVLEEAASGVIVGTSLEEVVANSGAEAVINVTVPQAHRIVNETALLIGLPVLCEKPIAETLPAAIQQVALADVTGGLIMVSQSRRYFNHLSALRQAVSKLGALGTVTTDFFHADHEPGFREQMLHPLLVDMSIHHFDALRHITGHEPLSVQCSAWNPSWSWYASNASATAVFELTDGVRYVYAGSRCSPGLQTSWNGSWHVYGEHGAAHWDGDHHVEVDAEADITVDVPSDYENIAGSLAAFVESVRNNTTPENEIRDNIASLAMVEAAALSAASGERVVIADLLAASYAEAIATERRDDVRERLAAWGSVEAGLSSGHWGTAALARA, from the coding sequence ATGAGCATCAGCACCGAGAGCCAGGAGTTCGCAGTGGAAAGCAACGAACGGATGCCAGTGGTCGTGGTGGGCGCTGGCGCGATGGGGCGATCCTGGATCCGCATGCTCGCCTCCTCGCCACACGCGCGGCTCGTCGGGCTCGTCGACCTCGACCTGCCGCTCGCGGAGCGCGCAGTACTGGAGGAAGCGGCATCCGGCGTCATCGTCGGCACCTCGCTCGAGGAGGTGGTGGCGAACTCGGGCGCCGAGGCAGTAATCAATGTCACCGTTCCGCAAGCGCATCGAATCGTCAATGAAACAGCGTTGCTGATCGGCCTCCCCGTGCTCTGCGAGAAGCCGATCGCTGAAACGCTTCCCGCGGCGATCCAGCAGGTTGCCCTGGCCGACGTGACGGGCGGACTCATCATGGTGAGCCAGTCCCGCCGCTACTTCAATCACCTCAGCGCACTCCGACAGGCCGTCAGCAAGCTCGGGGCGCTGGGAACCGTCACGACGGACTTCTTCCACGCCGATCACGAGCCCGGCTTTCGCGAACAGATGCTCCACCCGCTGCTCGTTGACATGTCGATCCATCATTTCGATGCGCTTCGTCACATCACCGGACACGAACCGCTCTCGGTGCAGTGCAGCGCGTGGAATCCTTCGTGGAGCTGGTACGCGAGCAACGCGTCCGCGACGGCCGTGTTCGAGCTGACCGACGGCGTCCGCTATGTGTACGCCGGCAGCCGCTGCTCGCCGGGGCTTCAGACCTCCTGGAACGGATCGTGGCACGTGTACGGCGAACACGGCGCCGCCCACTGGGACGGCGATCACCACGTCGAGGTTGATGCCGAGGCCGACATCACCGTCGACGTGCCGAGCGACTACGAGAACATCGCCGGGTCACTGGCTGCATTCGTCGAAAGCGTTCGCAACAACACAACGCCGGAGAACGAGATTCGCGACAACATCGCAAGTCTCGCCATGGTCGAAGCCGCCGCACTGAGTGCTGCCAGCGGCGAGCGTGTCGTCATCGCCGATCTGCTCGCCGCCTCCTACGCCGAGGCCATCGCCACTGAGCGACGCGACGACGTGAGGGAGCGGCTCGCCGCGTGGGGGTCGGTCGAAGCCGGACTGAGTTCTGGGCACTGGGGTACTGCGGCCCTGGCTCGCGCCTGA
- a CDS encoding ThuA domain-containing protein, which yields MTHTTPIRAVVWGENRHEQVHAIVRENYPDGMHETIAGGLRELLGEDVDVSTHTLDEPEHGLSEDVLQNTDVLLWWGHMAHEEVSDEVVDRIARHVNEGMGIIVLHSGHHSKIFRRLMGTTCSLRWRNASERELVWTVNPRHPISEGVPQPIVIPEDEMYGEYFDIPEPDELVFISSFAGGEVFRSGVTYRRGFGRVFYFSPGDQDYPVYHHPDVQRVIANATRWARPDKPREPYTVTLMYRPGEFDGGWLWTPDGLVHPVTGEPAPALASAVEAAQEN from the coding sequence ATGACACACACCACTCCGATTCGCGCCGTCGTCTGGGGCGAGAACCGCCACGAACAGGTCCACGCCATCGTGCGTGAGAATTACCCCGACGGCATGCACGAAACCATCGCCGGTGGCCTGCGTGAGCTCCTCGGCGAGGACGTCGACGTCTCAACGCACACCCTGGATGAGCCGGAGCACGGTCTCAGCGAGGACGTGCTGCAGAACACAGACGTTCTGCTGTGGTGGGGCCACATGGCTCACGAGGAGGTCAGCGACGAGGTCGTCGATCGCATCGCGCGCCATGTCAACGAGGGCATGGGCATCATCGTGCTGCACTCCGGGCACCACTCGAAGATCTTCCGTCGGCTCATGGGCACCACGTGCAGTCTGCGCTGGCGCAATGCCTCTGAGCGCGAACTGGTGTGGACGGTGAACCCGCGTCACCCCATCTCCGAGGGCGTCCCCCAGCCCATCGTGATCCCCGAAGACGAGATGTACGGCGAGTATTTCGACATTCCGGAGCCCGACGAACTCGTGTTCATCAGCAGCTTCGCCGGCGGCGAGGTCTTCCGCAGCGGCGTCACCTACCGTCGTGGGTTCGGTCGCGTCTTCTACTTCAGCCCCGGTGACCAGGATTACCCCGTCTACCACCACCCCGACGTACAGCGGGTCATCGCCAATGCCACGCGCTGGGCGCGCCCCGACAAGCCGCGTGAGCCGTACACGGTGACGCTCATGTACCGCCCCGGTGAGTTCGACGGCGGTTGGCTCTGGACGCCGGATGGACTCGTTCACCCCGTCACAGGCGAACCGGCCCCTGCCCTCGCCAGTGCCGTCGAAGCGGCGCAGGAGAACTGA
- a CDS encoding ABC transporter substrate-binding protein yields MQLKFLVYQQLRADAAEKLIPEFEAAMAAKGTEVDIELVRENLDDTQFVTKATQQFNAGTAPDIIDVNNPYVNGFAGAGYLLPLDDYLADWSEWDDYYPVVKEAVTAVDGQTYALPHEASVQSFFYRADVLKELGIDTSQPETWDDMVARLKEITAKTGGPSLTLPAGKAWGGGTWAESVRNVIMGDGPIYDEKTKTWTVASDGWTQTFELYDQLVDEGLLPVKDLLNPNPWEPTKYVAFPEGTIPVAAQGTWGWKYDWGPEGSAPIENVTEKVATWQYPAFSAGGDPYSTLAVGNTYVVNADTKYPDVAVEFAKWMSSGEAMAQQLVAVGAGAPRTGIEDISPYAENEQLRAAEAEIENATPVPTADGVEKLSQAAQIATEGILTGKLDGAQAAAEFAKQATDLLGKDKVATK; encoded by the coding sequence GTGCAACTGAAGTTCCTTGTCTACCAGCAATTGCGTGCGGATGCCGCGGAGAAGTTGATCCCCGAGTTCGAGGCCGCGATGGCGGCGAAGGGCACCGAAGTCGACATCGAACTCGTGCGCGAGAATCTCGACGACACGCAGTTCGTCACCAAGGCGACGCAGCAGTTCAATGCCGGAACCGCCCCGGACATCATCGATGTCAACAATCCTTACGTCAACGGCTTCGCCGGTGCCGGCTATCTTCTGCCCCTCGACGACTACCTCGCCGACTGGAGCGAGTGGGACGACTACTACCCCGTCGTGAAGGAGGCCGTGACCGCTGTTGACGGTCAGACCTACGCCCTGCCCCACGAGGCATCGGTGCAGAGCTTCTTCTACCGTGCAGACGTGCTGAAAGAGCTGGGCATCGACACCAGCCAGCCGGAAACGTGGGACGACATGGTCGCGCGTTTGAAGGAGATCACCGCGAAAACGGGAGGGCCCTCTTTGACGCTGCCAGCCGGCAAGGCATGGGGTGGCGGTACCTGGGCGGAATCCGTGCGCAACGTCATCATGGGCGATGGCCCCATCTACGACGAGAAGACGAAGACGTGGACCGTCGCGAGCGACGGTTGGACGCAAACGTTCGAACTCTATGACCAGCTCGTCGACGAGGGGCTGCTTCCGGTGAAGGACCTGCTCAACCCCAACCCGTGGGAGCCGACGAAGTACGTTGCTTTCCCCGAGGGCACGATTCCCGTCGCCGCGCAGGGAACCTGGGGCTGGAAGTACGACTGGGGCCCCGAAGGCTCCGCGCCCATCGAGAACGTGACCGAAAAAGTCGCCACCTGGCAGTACCCCGCGTTCAGCGCGGGCGGCGACCCGTACTCGACCCTCGCGGTCGGCAACACCTACGTGGTGAATGCCGACACGAAGTACCCCGACGTGGCTGTCGAGTTCGCCAAGTGGATGAGCTCCGGTGAAGCGATGGCGCAGCAGCTCGTCGCCGTTGGCGCAGGAGCGCCGCGCACGGGCATTGAGGACATCTCGCCGTACGCAGAGAACGAGCAGCTGCGTGCTGCGGAGGCAGAGATCGAGAACGCCACGCCCGTGCCAACGGCCGATGGCGTCGAGAAGCTCTCCCAGGCCGCGCAGATCGCGACCGAGGGAATCCTCACCGGGAAGCTCGATGGCGCTCAGGCGGCGGCCGAGTTCGCCAAGCAGGCGACCGACCTTCTTGGGAAAGACAAGGTCGCCACGAAGTAA
- a CDS encoding carbohydrate ABC transporter permease → MTNLILTKTELSAAPAPAPRRRMSRRVRNERLALVSMLSPSVLLIGMFVLAPVVYAFYLSFTNTTLLGFDARNPKFVGLDNFTYLLTNDEFLSSLGRTGIFILLSAIIGQTVLGMLAALWLHKTWLRGKGLFGAAVLLPMVVPEVVASLAWASMLYSGPRGTVNQIIGVFGIGAVDWLQTMALFSIILVNIWRGIAFAMIMFQAAIEDVPQELIEAAHIDGASAWQVFRHVTLPLVRQPIFLFLLLTTITTAGIFGLVYFLTQGGPGDDTQLVALYIYDRAFQFSQIGLGSAASVILLILVLIFGLTYVRFAKIEV, encoded by the coding sequence ATGACGAACCTGATCCTTACTAAGACGGAGCTGAGCGCAGCTCCAGCTCCAGCTCCCCGTCGGCGGATGTCGCGTCGCGTGCGCAACGAGCGGCTCGCGTTGGTCTCGATGCTGAGCCCCTCGGTGCTCCTCATCGGGATGTTCGTCCTCGCGCCGGTCGTCTACGCCTTCTACCTGAGCTTCACGAACACCACACTCTTGGGTTTTGACGCGCGCAACCCCAAGTTCGTCGGCCTCGACAACTTCACCTATCTGCTGACCAACGACGAGTTCCTCTCTTCGCTGGGACGAACAGGAATCTTCATCCTGCTCTCCGCGATCATCGGGCAGACGGTCTTGGGCATGCTCGCTGCGCTCTGGCTGCACAAGACGTGGCTGCGCGGCAAAGGGCTGTTCGGCGCCGCCGTGCTCCTGCCCATGGTCGTGCCGGAGGTCGTGGCGTCGCTCGCCTGGGCGAGCATGCTCTACTCGGGGCCGCGCGGCACCGTGAACCAGATCATCGGTGTGTTCGGGATCGGCGCGGTCGACTGGCTGCAGACGATGGCGCTGTTCAGCATCATCCTTGTGAACATCTGGCGTGGCATCGCCTTTGCGATGATCATGTTCCAGGCCGCGATCGAAGACGTTCCGCAGGAGCTCATCGAGGCCGCCCACATCGACGGCGCCTCCGCGTGGCAGGTCTTCCGACACGTGACGCTGCCGCTCGTGCGCCAGCCGATCTTCCTATTCCTGCTCTTGACGACGATCACCACCGCAGGAATCTTCGGCTTGGTCTACTTCCTGACTCAGGGAGGACCCGGCGATGACACGCAGCTCGTCGCCCTGTACATCTACGACCGGGCCTTCCAGTTCTCGCAGATCGGCCTGGGAAGTGCAGCGTCCGTGATCCTGCTCATCCTCGTGCTGATCTTCGGTCTCACCTACGTTCGTTTCGCCAAGATTGAGGTTTGA